Proteins from one Fragaria vesca subsp. vesca linkage group LG6, FraVesHawaii_1.0, whole genome shotgun sequence genomic window:
- the LOC101293220 gene encoding agamous-like MADS-box protein AGL62-like: MASKKTRGKQKIEIKKIENAEDRLVTFTKRKSGIYNKCNELAATLCGAEVGVVVFSEFEKPYSYGHPSIESIADRFLNQQSPQETNGDNIASHVVGAYKQARITEILNKYNELQEKLSNEQLREKELQQREKARASEGLGWWQRPIKELDLEGTKENVCFLPAPP; encoded by the coding sequence ATGGCAAGCAAGAAGACTAGAGGGAAGCAAAAGATTGAGATAAAGAAAATTGAAAATGCAGAAGATCGCCTTGTGACTTTTACAAAGAGGAAATCTGGCATTTACAATAAGTGCAACGAGCTAGCAGCAACCCTATGCGGTGCAGAGGTTGGTGTCGTGGTGTTCTCTGAATTTGAGAAACCATACTCGTACGGTCATCCTTCCATTGAATCCATAGCTGACCGGTTCTTAAACCAACAATCTCCCCAAGAAACTAACGGTGACAATATCGCCAGTCATGTTGTGGGGGCTTACAAGCAAGCAAGAATCACTGAGATACTCAACAAGTACAATGAGTTACAAGAAAAGCTAAGTAATGAACAACTTCGAGAGAAAGAACTTCAGCAAAGAGAAAAAGCAAGAGCAAGTGAAGGCCTCGGTTGGTGGCAGCGTCCTATTAAGGAGCTAGACTTGGAGGGAACTAAAGAAAATGTATGCTTCCTTCCAGCACCTCCATAA